The following are encoded in a window of Trueperaceae bacterium genomic DNA:
- a CDS encoding GreA/GreB family elongation factor: MSRAFVKEDGGGEDVVVTHRPPLPPGVPNLVTPTGLAALERERDEKSAALAGLRTAADDAEAQRRLAALEEELELLLERLASAELVASPADPREAGVGATVDIRYLDGPQAGRAARLVLVGVDEADPLEGKVAFTAPVAQALLGLRAGATATFLAGETPTEVRLERVDYGGAGA; the protein is encoded by the coding sequence ATGAGCCGCGCCTTCGTGAAGGAGGACGGCGGCGGCGAGGACGTGGTCGTGACGCACCGCCCGCCGCTGCCGCCCGGCGTCCCCAACCTCGTCACCCCCACGGGGCTCGCCGCCCTCGAGCGCGAGCGCGACGAGAAGTCGGCCGCACTGGCGGGACTGCGGACAGCGGCGGACGACGCGGAGGCGCAGCGCCGGCTGGCGGCGCTCGAGGAGGAGCTGGAGCTGCTCCTCGAGCGCCTCGCCTCGGCGGAGCTCGTCGCCAGCCCGGCCGACCCGCGCGAGGCCGGGGTGGGCGCCACGGTCGACATCCGCTACCTCGACGGGCCGCAGGCCGGGCGCGCCGCCCGGCTCGTACTGGTGGGGGTCGACGAGGCCGACCCGCTCGAGGGCAAGGTGGCGTTCACCGCGCCCGTCGCGCAGGCGTTACTGGGCCTCCGCGCCGGCGCCACCGCCACCTTCCTGGCGGGCGAGACGCCGACCGAGGTGCGACTCGAACGGGTCGACTACGGAGGCGCCGGCGCCTGA
- the nagA gene encoding N-acetylglucosamine-6-phosphate deacetylase produces the protein MSSAASRPTGPAAPDAFAVTGGTLVLPDRLAPGAALVVADGRIRAVTPEAELDEGLRRVDAAGAYVLPGLVDIHTHGAGGRLFNEADDDAWATILAVQLAHGVTTVLPTTLTAPLPELTAALAHGRRWLAAPRRGAQVAGMHVEGPYFAAAQAGAQDPAHIRDPDDGSVPALLEYADVIRLMSYAPELPGALELTDRLVAAGVVAAAGHSDARDTQLRAAMERGLTHVIHLFSGQSTTVREGPWRRPGLLEASLAFDDLTVEVIADHRHLPTTLLRLAYKAIGPDRLCLVSDATHGAGLPEGTRLKLGSHDIVIGDGVAMLADLTAFAGSTTLLDRMLQVMHFEVGLPLVEVVRMASLVPARAVRLDGAKGSLEAGKDADFALFTTDLTPLAVYVGGAPAWEVNAA, from the coding sequence ATGAGCAGCGCCGCCTCCCGACCGACCGGCCCCGCCGCCCCTGACGCGTTCGCCGTCACCGGCGGCACGCTCGTGCTGCCCGACCGTCTCGCGCCCGGCGCAGCCCTCGTGGTCGCCGACGGCCGGATCCGCGCGGTGACCCCCGAGGCGGAGCTCGACGAGGGTCTGCGCCGCGTCGACGCCGCGGGCGCCTACGTGCTGCCGGGCCTCGTCGACATCCACACCCACGGCGCCGGCGGCCGCCTCTTCAACGAGGCCGACGACGACGCCTGGGCCACCATCCTCGCCGTCCAGTTGGCGCACGGCGTGACCACCGTGCTGCCCACCACCCTGACGGCGCCCCTGCCGGAGCTGACGGCGGCCCTGGCGCACGGGCGCCGCTGGCTTGCCGCACCGCGCCGCGGAGCGCAGGTGGCGGGCATGCACGTCGAGGGGCCCTACTTCGCCGCCGCGCAGGCGGGCGCGCAGGACCCGGCCCACATCCGCGACCCGGACGACGGCTCCGTCCCCGCCCTCCTCGAGTACGCCGACGTCATCAGGCTGATGAGCTACGCTCCTGAACTGCCCGGCGCCCTGGAGCTCACCGACCGGCTCGTGGCGGCGGGCGTCGTGGCGGCGGCCGGGCACTCGGACGCCCGCGACACCCAGCTGCGCGCGGCGATGGAGCGGGGGCTCACGCACGTCATCCACCTGTTCAGCGGCCAGTCGACGACGGTGCGCGAGGGGCCCTGGCGCCGGCCGGGCCTCCTCGAGGCGTCGCTCGCGTTCGACGACCTCACGGTCGAGGTCATCGCCGACCACCGTCACCTCCCCACCACGCTTTTGCGCCTCGCCTACAAGGCGATCGGTCCCGACAGGCTCTGCCTCGTGAGCGACGCCACCCACGGGGCGGGACTACCCGAGGGGACGCGCCTGAAGCTCGGTAGCCACGACATCGTTATCGGCGACGGCGTGGCGATGCTGGCGGACCTCACCGCCTTCGCGGGCAGCACCACGCTGCTCGACCGGATGCTGCAGGTCATGCACTTCGAGGTCGGCCTGCCGCTCGTCGAGGTGGTGCGCATGGCCAGCCTGGTGCCCGCGCGGGCGGTGCGGCTCGACGGCGCGAAGGGGAGCCTCGAGGCCGGTAAGGACGCCGACTTCGCCCTGTTCACCACCGACCTGACCCCGTTGGCCGTCTACGTGGGCGGGGCCCCCGCGTGGGAGGTTAACGCCGCCTGA